The Penaeus monodon isolate SGIC_2016 chromosome 33, NSTDA_Pmon_1, whole genome shotgun sequence genome includes a window with the following:
- the LOC119594238 gene encoding protein artemis-like, translating to MIGLSSPQFLDHLESNSGVYLYCSAITARFLQASIRHRPLDPFVRPLPPEEPVKITVPNVAEEASHQLCVTLIPAGHCPGSVMFLFEGRGGTVLYTGDFRTSVGDVERIRALHNSDGTVKAVDSLHIDTTFCHRDILHFPSREDSSSAICDLVEDWLARGNNHLIHLVCPAKYGYEYVYRSLHERFGMRVHVSRWKYRMYDTVPEIQDALTPDATETWIHACDWRMREIEEVKTRVTASSMQMCSFWE from the exons atGATTGGGTTGAGTTCACCCCAGTTCTTGGATCACTTAGAAAGTAATAGTGGCGTCTATCTTTACTGTTCTGCTATCACCGCTCGCTTTCTGCAAGCATCTATCCGACACCGCCCTTTGGACCCATTTGTGAGGCCATTACCTCCTGAAGAACCTGTCAAGATAACAGTTCCCAATGTTGCTGAGGAAGCCAGCCATCAACTCTGTGTCACTCTTATACCTGCGGGACACTGCCCAGGATCAGTCAT GTTCTTgtttgagggaagaggaggaactgTTTTATACACGGGGGATTTCCGTACAAGTGTAGGAGATGTAGAAAGAATACGAGCATTGCACAACTCAGATGGCACTGTTAAGGCTGTAGATTCTTTACATATAGATACCACTTTCTGCCACCGTGATATCTTGCACTTTCCCTCAAGAGAGGATAGTTCATCTGCCATCTGTGATCTTGTAGAAGACTGGCTGGCAAGAGGAAATAACCATCTCATACACCTTGTGTGCCCAG CAAAATATGGGTACGAATATGTATACCGGAGCCTCCATGAACGCTTTGGGATGCGTGTGCACGTCAGTCGGTGGAAGTATCGCATGTATGACACGGTACCAGAAATTCAGGATGCACTTACCCCAGATGCAACTGAAACATGGATCCATGCCTGTGATTGGAGG ATGAGAGAAATCGAGGAGGTGAAGACCAGAGTGACCGCCAGCTCCATGCAGATGTGTTCCTTTTGGGAGTAG
- the LOC119593996 gene encoding uncharacterized protein LOC119593996: MFYTIYQFAKEVKQVNRDGSFCRVLLSMHASCSEVLDLVSYLRPRKVYPNVIPMNSSKEEVLKLLHEALNRSGDHYSIEYGGSQRRSLGSFKRQLQSNESNSSTLEAAMLDGFLTSPSKRRRHSDSNMTLVLPTPRGNMKGSLSLEGEARCDASEGNVAGTSGNPGTQGSPGINLEWTDPYTPSPTSSASCKYVTTPTSSQDEQQTSSKSSNSAKVNLSSKLETANVGNIVSDSAIRNVIVKVSPPVTSRVVSAGTSVKGSDIGRYGYSPQQMSVDADEEGDNQSISSLVKSQDSIDLASVFSDDVGESPVMTDLKDERPSSSAGVAGESDIKRSRKMWYKHKYFSTPVHDEGDKRLKLEPKPSFGPRSSSLPLPEPDREGIVSPDLFPSPEADRSLPLITVSSPSDQASESQVSDETNVTIVLSGSSGEPSDLDVMLVDELPADHTLCSESHHSVSPSIPRPSVICGPPLVTALLDKDSGTGSEVNTHSVISSPSDSSNSDSAGSGRSVPPLKSPVPGNSPKVVDLVSDSDCTPELEDLLIRTHQVTGVTVKTQDCSGRSSCLKTTRRRDNEVEVVTLDQQRL; this comes from the exons ATGTTTTACACAATCTATCAGTTTGCTAAG GAGGTCAAGCAAGTAAACAGAGATGGTAGTTTCTGCAGAGTGCTGTTATCCATGCATGCATCTTGTTCCGAAGTTCTGGATTTGGTATCATATCTGCGGCCAAGAAAGGTCTACCCAAATGTCATTCCTATGAATTCTTCAAAGGAAGAG GTTTTGAAACTTCTTCATGAGGCCTTGAATCGCTCTGGAGACCACTATAGCATTGAGTATGGTGGCTCTCAACGCCGGAGTTTGGGTTCCTTTAAGAGACAATTGCAAAGCAATGAGAGCAACAGCAGTACACTAGAGGCAGCAATGTTGGATGGATTCCTGACTTCCCCAAGTAAACGTCGGAGGCACAGTGACAGTAACATGACTTTAGTCCTACCGACTCCTCGAGGCAATATGAAGGGATCACTCAGCCTGGAAGGAGAAGCCAGATGTGATGCTTCTGAGGGCAATGTAGCAGGTACCTCAGGGAATCCAGGGACTCAGGGATCACCAGGGATTAACTTGGAGTGGACTGATCCTTACACTCCTTCCCCCACTTCATCTGCATCTTGTAAATATGTGACCACCCCAACTTCTAGTCAAGACGAGCAACAGACGAGTTCAAAATCATCCAATTCTGCTAAAGTCAACCTTAGCAGCAAGTTAGAAACTGCCAATGTAGGAAATATTGTAAGTGATAGTGCAATAAGAAATGTGATAGTCAAAGTTTCCCCACCTGTGACCAGTAGAGTTGTAAGTGCTGGAACAAGTGTCaagggtagtgatattggtaggTATGGTTATAGTCCCCAGCAGATGTCGGTTGATGCTGATGAAGAAGGGGACAACCAGTCAATAAGTAGCTTGGTTAAAAGTCAAGATAGCATTGACTTAGCTAGTGTATTTTCTGATGATGTTGGAGAGAGCCCAGTGATGACAGACTTGAAAGATGAAAGACCATCATCATCTGCAGGTGTTGCTGGGGAAAGTGACATCAAGCGAAGCAGGAAGATGTGGTACAAACATAAGTATTTTTCCACACCAGTTCATGATGAAGGAGACAAGCGACTTAAACTGGAACCTAAACCCTCATTTGGACCACGATcatcctcacttcctctcccagAGCCTGACCGTGAAGGGATAGTTTCACCTGATTTATTCCCAAGTCCTGAAGCAGATCGTAGTCTTCCTCTCATCACTGTTTCTTCTCCATCAGATCAAGCCAGTGAGTCGCAGGTATCTGATGAGACTAACGTTACCATTGTCTTAAGCGGCAGCTCGGGAGAACCATCTGACCTGGATGTCATGTTAGTGGATGAACTTCCAGCAGACCATACTCTGTGTTCTGAATCCCATCACTCAGTGAGTCCCTCAATCCCAAGACCTTCAGTAATTTGTGGACCTCCACTTGTTACTGCTCTACTTGACAAAGATTCAGGAACTGGTTCTGAAGTGAATACACACTCAGTCATCTCATCCCCAAGTGATTCCTCCAACAGTGATTCAGCAGGGTCAGGACGCAGTGTCCCTCCACTGAAATCTCCAGTGCCCGGTAACTCCCCAAAAGTAGTAGACCTTGTAAGTGACAGTGACTGCACACCAGAACTAGAAGACTTGTTAATACGCACGCACCAGGTCACAGGAGTCACAGTGAAAACCCAGGATTGTTCGGGGAGATCTTCGTGCCTCAAGACCACAAGAAGGAGAGATAATGAAGTTGAAGTTGTGACTTTGGATCAGCAACGCCTATGA